Genomic DNA from Paenibacillus borealis:
GCCTGAAGCACAGCAGGCGATTTATCATATTGGCGAATACGTAAAAGAGAGGTTGAAGCTGGAAGCTGAACTCTAAAAAATTCAGAACAGCAGACGCAGCAGCATCAGCGCCAGGATGCCGGTAACTACGGTTCCCAGCAGGCTGCGGGTTTTGACGGCCACCCAGAAGGAGGGCAATGCCGCGATCAGCTCCACATTCGTGGAAAGCGCGGCGAACTTGCCGTCTGTTACGAATAGTTCCTGGGCGACCAATGCAGCCATAACCGCAATCGGTACATAACTGAGCCAGCGCATTCCCCAGTCCGGAATTGAAATCCGGCTAAGCAGCATAAGCGGAAGAACCCGCGGGATGAAGGTAACGAGTGCGGCTCCCAGGATAATGAAGAAGATGTCCAGTCTTATTTCCATTGTTCAATCACCATCCCAATTGTAGAGGCTATAAGGGCTGCCGCAATCACACCCATGCTGGGTGACCACAGAATGGAGACCAGCACGGCGACAATGACAGCAATGACTCCGACAG
This window encodes:
- a CDS encoding AzlD domain-containing protein gives rise to the protein MEIRLDIFFIILGAALVTFIPRVLPLMLLSRISIPDWGMRWLSYVPIAVMAALVAQELFVTDGKFAALSTNVELIAALPSFWVAVKTRSLLGTVVTGILALMLLRLLF